The following is a genomic window from Rutidosis leptorrhynchoides isolate AG116_Rl617_1_P2 chromosome 8, CSIRO_AGI_Rlap_v1, whole genome shotgun sequence.
CGTGTCTATCACTTTTAATGTTGGTGATTTAATGACCTACTTGGAAGATGACAACCTCGAGAACTTGAGGTCAATTACCTTTTAGAGGGGGAGGATGATGCGGGTGATCTGAGCAATATAACTAGCAACACAACCAGCACAAGCTCAAATGATGTCACACTCGAATCTGgtcaagcaatggtcgtgttgccatctatttcgtatcatctaagtgtttttggagttGGTTCAACAAGCtcaggggttaccctacttcagtccttaaactgaagtagttaagttttcatgaataaagtttttgatagttgaaggcaagccagtaattaagaagaaccagctagccgaaccagcaaatgagcttagttcagccagtaaagctttaattcactaaGCCGGGTAACTagcaaatcgaaccagcaaagttataCTTAGACGAGCCAGTtagttcaaccagctgaagaattttAAGTTCGACCAGCACACgaaacttagttcaaccagcaggcgaCACTATTTTCTTTCTAAAGGGCTAGCTTgctgatacgattcaaagtttaTCTAATgctttcaataaaccggtcaggtcttgtgcttaacacgtgcgtggctgttctagaatgttcagctgtccaaggaagattcttATCTATCATTGGCTACTTTTTATCATGGgaggagcactaacaaatggcaggcttttgcagattgtgtcctttattcttattggctaatttgtaattatttgtcctttttgtctccatttcctttttatgttttttgtCATATCTAGAAAATATCTGTTAagcttctcctataaatagagagctcttgtaattgtaaaactcggttgatgattgaatgaaaagtttgatagagcttatctatttacaaaatctccgtgtcctttacgaatctttgattccggtggctaagagtggtttctttatcaatgtttgtggtgttactttatcaaacattgtggtgaaatccaaatcttcatatatgaaattatagttgtggtggaatctttatcaactgtagttgaagatttggagtgtttctagatctccaATTGTgttggtatctttatcaatttggggtttagattcttctatcctttgtgttcttatttcagagttttatactctgttttggggctgttactgttacaaattgggtctttgtgttcagatctgttgggtgaagaaagcttgttctaaattgcgtttttaaatTCATAATCACGCATCAGCTAACCCCTCACTTCCTCCCCTGCAGGTAGACTTGTATGCTAGGGTTTTAGGAGGAGCTTGCTGTTTTGAGGGATATGTTTGAAGAACAAACTCTGATGTCTTTTGTATAACAAAATAATAGTTTTTTAACATAACGCCTGATAAATTATAATAATCGTGTGGTATTGTAAAACTTAAGTATTATATGTATAAAGTTTCcattgtgtatttaaaaaaaatagacggtgttacaacttggtatcagagcgcaGGTTTGGCAACGTGTACACAtggatgtcatgttcccaaaccttcgaTTGTGTGTCAAACATATCCTTGGGAGACAGGCTAAGTGAATGTAGAGAATGGTATGATTGTCTGTAGGTACTAACggattatccactaagcttttgtgagcTGATGTGTAGTACAGGTGAAAGATGATTGACGAAAGGCAGGATGTCCGAGCTCCACCTACCCCCGAAATCTTCAGAGCTCCACCTGAAGGGGAAGACTCAGACACTGATCAGCAAGTGTACATCCAACGATTGGAGAGTCGATTGAAAGAATCCCGAGACTAGATAACTAAGCTAGAAGGTGTTGTTTCTATGGGTACAGTGACGGGTAATGATGATACTGCACCTCCAGGGTTTTCTGTACCTCAGTTTGGGTCTGTATCAGGGGGAACTTCATTACAACCACAACAGTTCCAAGTTCTATTGCCATTTCCACAGTTTGAAACGCCACCTCAGCAACAGTCACAGCCTCAACAGGGATACCAAAACCCGGGTCAAGTTATGTATCCCTACGTGATTCAAATGTGGCCGCAACCAACAACTGAAACTAAGAAAAAGTGTACTTTTAAGCAATTTCTTGAATGCAAACCTCTAGAGTATGTCGGTAGTTCTAATCTGACTGAAACCTTTGATTGGTTACGTGAGGTTGACCGAGCATTGGAAGCCTGTCAATGCGAGCCCGAATTACGTGTAACTTATGCCAGTAGATTGTTGAAAAAGAAAGCAATAGGTTGGTAGGATTCTGTAGCTTCTCAGATGTTAAAGGAAATGTTGAACCAGGTGacttgggaacaatttgctgctaaggtgTACGAACAGTATTGCActacttatgagatctcaagaatGAAGCGAGTGTTTATGAATCTGAAGATTACCATACAGATGACAATTGATGAACTGATTGAGAAGTTCACTGACAAGCTTCGCTTTGTACAACAGTGGCTTCCGGATGAATAATCTAAGATTGATTAGTTTGTGGAAATGATCTTGCCAAAATACATATCATTGGTAAGAATGACACTTCGTTACCTCAAGCTTTTGCAATAGCCAAGATGGTGGAAGGAGACATTAAGGCGGCCAGAGAAATTCAAAACAAACAAGTGACGCAACCCAAGCAAGCTTCAAGTAAAGGTAGTTTTAAATCAAAGAAGTCCCGTGATGGTCAACAGAAGGGAAGATTTTCCCAAAGTGGTAGTAGTTCGAATCGGAGGGTGTGGTGCAATGGTTGTAAATCGACTCATGCGGATCATTGTACTAATTTGACAAAGAGGTGCATGCGGTGCAGAGTAATGGGTCATGATATTCAGGCTTGCTCATTCAAAGAAAATGTTTGCTGGAATTGCCATAAATCAGGGCACAGATCAGTTGATTGTCCATCTGCAAGAAAGATGAGTTCTGGGGTAGGGACAGGAGCAAGGACAGCGTCAGTAAGGGGATCTTCGGCTTCATCAACTGGACAGAAGCGTAAGACTCCTCCAAGACCTGAAGTAAGAGCCTTCCAGATGTCGGTAGACACAGCTACTACTGCCGACGATGCTATCACCTGTATGTTTTTGGTTAACTCTAcacctgctcgtgtattgtttgattgcgGAGCCAATCGTTCTTTTATTTCTACTAGATTCTGTGATAAGTTAAACTTGCCTATTTCTATGTTACCTGAACCGTTAGAAGTGGAAGTAGCCAGTGGTAAGACCGTTCCAGTCACAACATCTGTGTCTGGAATAAGTATAGAAATAGATGGGAGTGTATTTTCGGTGACTTGCTTAGTGATGctcatacctagctttgatgtagttctAGGTATGAACTGGTTGAGTTTCCATAAGGCAAGTATAAAATGTCATAAGAAACTGATTTCTTTCCCTTTATCTGATGGGACATGTGTTATATCCCGGGGTGAACGGGGTGGGTTTGGTTGTCCTTTGATTTCGATGATGAAGGCTAGGAAATCGATAGCAAAGGGATGTGATACGTTTCTCGCGTATGTAATTGATGCTAATAAAGAGAAAAAGACGGTAGCTGATATTCTAGTAGTGCGTGACTtcccagaagtatttccagatgaattACCGGGTTTGCCGCCAGTTAGGGAAGTAGAATGCAGAATTGAGTTGATGCCAGGATCTACACCAGTGGCTAAAgctccttataggttagctccTTTCGAGTTATGCGACATGATGACGCAAATTCAGGATTTGCTAGATCGTGGGTTTATACGACTGAGTTTATCACTGTGGGGTGCTCCagtgttattcgtgaaaaagaaagatggtacgctcCGAATGTGTTGATTATcgggaattgaacaaaagaaccgtGAAAAATAAGTATCCTCTTCCGaggatagatgatttattcgatcaacttcaaggagcTTCGTGCTTTTCAAAAATAGTTTTACGTTTTGGGTATCATCAGGTTCATGTTGCTGAATTCGATATTCCGAAAATAGCATTTCGTACTaggtacggtcattatgagtttctggtgatgccgttcgggttaacgaatgcgccagcaatttttatggatttaatgaatcggGTGTGTCGACAGTTTCTTGATAAGTTTTTCATAGTATTTATTGACGATGTTCTGATCTATTCAAAGACAGAGTCTGAGCATGCTGATCACCTACGTCAAGTATTAGAATTGTTGAAACGAGAACAGCTTTACGCCAAgttttccaaatgtgaattttggttatgtGAAGTTCAGTCTCTGGGTCATGTTATTTGTCAAGAAGGTATCAAAGTGGATCCATCCAAAATAGAAGGGGTAATGAATTGGAATGCACCGAAAACTCCGACCGAAATTAAGAGTTTTTTGGGTCTAGCAGGGTATTACCACaggtttatcaaggatttctctaaGATTGCGGGTCCATTAACAAAGTTAACTAGAAAGGATGTATCTTTTCAATGGAATGATgtgcaagagaaagcatttcagacaTTGAAGCAGCTATAGTGTCAAGCTCCAATATTAGCGTTACCCGAGGGTACTGATGATTTTATGGTATATTGTGATGCGTCATATGCGGGTTTGGGTTGTATGTTAATGCAGCgagagaaggttattgcatatgcttcAGGGCAGTTGAAAACTCATGAAAAGAATTATCTGGTACATGACTTAGAAATGGCAGCGGTGGTTTTTTGCTTTAaagctatggagacattatttatacggTACGTACtgcgttatttgtacagatcacaagagtttacagTATATCTTTTCTCAGAAAGAGTTGAATATGCGGCAGAGACGGTGACAAGAACTaataaaagattatgattatgaaatccgctatcatccgggtaaggcaaatgtagtcgctgatgctttaagccgaaaagGATCCATTGACAATGTGAAATTTATGCGAATAGAAATTGTATCGGATCTGATCAAACGCTTGATAATAACTCAATTTGAAGCCTTAAGGGATGAACACTTAAAATCTGAGCTTTTAGTTAAGAGAAAAGAGGATTTAATTGACGATTCGCGTGGATTAAAAACCTTCAACAATCGAATATGGGTTCCTCTACTCGGAGAACTCAGGGAATTAATTATGAATGAGGCGCACAAATCAAGATTATCCATTCATCCAGGAAGTACAAaaatgtaccatgatttgaagactATGTATTGGTAGCCAACAATGAAGCGAATTTTGTAGAAAAATGTCATATATGCGCCCAAGTTAAAGCGAAACATCAAAAACCCTATGGATCATTACGTCAATTAGAAATttcaaaatggaaatgggaacatataacgatggattttgtaactaagttaccccgaacccagaaagtacatgatatgatctgggtgattgttgatcgattaACCAAGAGCGCACACTTTTTGCCTACTAGTGAAACGACATCGTTGAGTAAATTGGCTCAGTTGTACATAAATGAAGTTGTAActcggtgtcataacccgtccttaaccataagaacgagttagataacgtatgatttcattgcgaggtattgacctctatatgcgacatttttaaaagaacaactgcatttattttacattacaaaccataactcttattttaatacaagctttagacaataaaaagatgattatcgtttagcgataatcttagacttacaaactttacaggtgatgataacaatacgatttctagcatattttacattacaaatcctccgatatgcagttttatttttgacacaaatatgcatactcaagatcttgtttaaattcaacatgttgcagcggaagcttctaattatcacctgagaatgaacatgcttaaaacgtcaacataaagttggtgagatataggtttaatgccggcagcaatatatatatagaccacaagatttcatatataaacattttaataaaaatattctaagtggttgagcacttggtaaccatacttaacatttaatcacgtcgcatattccctttattatgaaatcttactacaccgtaccaagtgtagtcacgaaacgaagtactgtgcaaccgttgaatactggtcgtccagttcggttggggttgtcaggcccgatagatctatcaacaggattcgcgtttacaataccgctgtaaataatagttaccaagctatagggaagtatgccagtggtacaactcaacgtagaatatatttttcagttacttgtgtccatatcgtaaaacataaaatacatgtattctcatcccgaaatatttagagtttaaaagtgggactatatactcacttttgccttgaagatatatatattttgacttggtctccgattgatatcacgaacctatccatatataatatattaatatattttcattttaaacaatcgtcacgtatatatacttataatacttttaatgtcttcttagtccgtagttagcaattcaattttaatggttcatatttaggtgtttaataaataaataaaacccccatcgaaatagtattggtcgggattaatcttgacccatggtaccggtgttgtcaaatgtcgtgttgcgtacataaagtaccggtgttgtcaaatgacgtgttgcgtacaatcatgggatcttatgattaatcttctcgtattgtttacgggtgatcctgaaatatataaaattaaattatgagtacatatatataaaatatcatgttattttagaaagatgtgatttatttaatttttctccaattattttcgtggctaaactagttttggatatccgattttgttttggtcatagtttcttcgttacaactccgttttcgttggttcaacttgccacttccttggatcgagtccttctttaagaatatgaactgtaaataccttagtttgtattcaaaatcataggtcataggtcaaactttggtgaaacttatgaagttaatcattttcaatcatgtaaacaaccttaaatgattatttttctaaaaatacttatactttgagttaaatcatgaaatttttatgtgttatcatattcatagtaaatatcattttttcagaagataaacctccaattcaaggttcaagatagtttttaattatccaacccaaaacagcccccggttgcactccgacgtcgtaaaaacagtttttaaggtgttctttgaaaaaccaagttataccttgttaaattagaatatatttatgatatattacaggtcttgaagtattttaaaagttaagttagaaggatctatttagtttgcaaacaagtttgaaaacattcaaactatgttcttgttgttaaaattttataccataaaataagatagctatatatatatgaatcgaataaggttatgaacaaagttactacctcaagttacttggacaaggttgctgtaaaagagaagtaaaaacctagaaccaaaagagtgatggagttgaatgaaagattggaagtaaacttgtgttcttggaaggattcttgaagtgtttttgtaagagttttcttatgatgattaaggcttgtttctatggctagatcttcatggtttcttgctgaattgatgagggtttcttatggctttcaagtaggtgtgttagagagtaatttggaagtgataatggtgaactagaattgatatggggaaggccatataaaacgtgaatgggggggggggacatggacaagttttccttttgttattttgtatgactttcaatgctagcatccaatttctaattaccttatacataaggcatgaacaagggctggttggtggtgatttgatgtgtatataccaatagtaaatacgtatagaagctaggtatgatacgagtacatatactctagatatacgtatagaaatcttgtgaaaacggaacgaggattcaaatatagctatcttttgtgaatacacttatattgttttatgtatttaagtccttataaagtgattaaatacattatatatacgatatatgtataaacattataggtcataagtatttataaaaaaaacgttacgtatggttattgttttgaaaacttaagttagtagtttcaaaatatacttataacttattgttattaatacaaaatgagatattaaaacatccataaatcatgttaaatatgtatatatacatatatatacacaaacgtataattatcatatattatatagttcgtgatatcatcggtcaaactagacggtcaaacgttgtgaaaaactcttttcgaaaacataagtttcgataatttggattgcttatcatgttggtaaggtttaatttatgtaaatattaatcttataagtatagattgatcgaaaaatccgggtcattacagtacctacccgttaaataaatttcgtcccgaaattttaaaattgtacctattttgcgtcatcgggaaacaagtgtggatacttttgtttcatctgatcctctcgttcccaagtaaactcaggaccccttcgagcattccaacgaactttaacgatcggtatgttgctctgcttgagccgtttaacttcaggATCCATGATTTTGATTGGTTCTTCGattaattgtagtttctcgtcgacatggatttcttcaagaggaatggtgagatcttcctttgcaagacacttcttaaggtttgagatgtgaaatgtattatgtactccagcgagttgttgtggtaactcgagtcgataagctaccggtccaatgcgttcgataatcttgaacgggcctacatatcttgggttcagtttacccctttttctgaagcgtattacacctttccacggtgacacctttaacataaccatgtccctgatctgaaactctaatggttttcttcggacatcggcgtagctcttttggcgactacgggccgttctcaatctctccttgatttgtactatcttttcagtagtttcatgtatgatctcgggaccagttaattgtcgatctcctacttcattccaacaaataggagatctacacttccttccgtacaatgcttcgaatggcgcagctttaatgctcgcatgataactattattatacgagaattctgctaatggtagatatttatcccatccgtttccaaaatcgatcacacatgccctgagcatgtcttcaagagtctgaattgttctttcactctgcccatcggtttgcggatgatatgcggtactcatatccaaacgagttcctagtgcctcctgtagtgattgccagaactttgaggtaaatctactatcacgatcagatataatggaaataggtattccatgccttgaaactatttcctttatatataatcgtaataatttctccattctatctgtttcctttataggcaagaaatgtgcagatttggtaagacgatcaacaattacccaaatggtgtcgtatccccaggcagtctttggtaacttcgtgatgaaatccatggtaataccatcccatttccattctgggatttctggttgttgaagtaaccctgacggcttctggtgttctgctttgactttggaacaagttaaacactccccaacatatgttgcaacgtctgtctttaaattaggccaccaataatgtgtcttaagatcttggtacatctttccaactccaggatgtatcgaatatcttgtcttatgtgcctcgttcaatatcaatttccttaatccacccaacttcggtacccaaatacgatttgcaaaatatcgaattccatcatcccgcataacgagttgcttctcatacttcttcattatttcatttcctatattttctttagtaagtgcttctcgttgaacttctttgatttgtgagttgagattcatgcgaatttttatgttcatcgcgcgtactcgaattggttctcgttcctttctgcttagtgcgtcagccaccacattcgctttcccgggatgataacgaatttcacaatcatagtcgtttatcagctcaacccacctacgttgcctcatgttcaactgtttctgatcaaaaatatgttgaagacttttatgatcagtaaacacagtgcatttaaccccatacaagtagtgtctccatatcttcaatgcaaacacgactgctcccagttctagatcatgcgtcgtataattccgctcgtgaatcttcaattgtcgggatgcgtatgcaataactttctttcgttgcataagaacacaaccaaaaccttgtcgcgaagcgtcacaatatatttcaaaatcatcgttcccttcaggtaacgataaaataggcgccgtagttaacttcttcttcagtaattgaaatgcattctcctgctccgaggtccattcgtatttcttccctttttgcgttagtgctgtcaacggcttagctattcgggaaaaatcttgaataaaccttctataataaccggctaaacccaaaaattggcgtatctgcattggtgttttaggagtctcccatttttcaatggcctcaattttagctggatcaacctgaattcctttgctactaacaacgtgaccaagaaattgcacttctttcaaccagaaagcacacttagaaaatttagcgtatagctgttcttttctcaacaactctaatatcaaccttaaatgctgcgcatgctcttgctcactcttggaatagataagaatgtcatcaatgaaaacaataacaaacttatctaaatatggattacaaactcgattcatgaggtccatgaatacagctggcgcattcgtcaatccaaatggcatgaccaaaaattcgtaatgaccgtaacgtgtccgaaaagcagttttcggtatatcttcttctttgacgcgtaattgatgatagcccgatcttaggtcaatttttgagtacacacatgatccttggagttgatcaaataagtcgtcaattctcggtagtggataccgattcttgatagttaacttatttaattcacgataatctatacacattcagaaagatccgtctttcttcttgacgaataaaattggagctccccacggtgaagtacttggtcgtatgaatccacgatccagtaattcttttaactgactctgaagttcttttaactcggacggtgcaagtctatatggagcacgggcaactggtgcagctcctggtactaaatctatttgaaattctacagatctaaatggaggtaatcccggcaactcttccggaaaaacttttggaaaatctcttgccacaggcacgtcgttgatgcacttctatttttctttcttttcgactttattaacatgtgctagaatagcataacatcccttttctaaacacttcttggctttcaaacagctaatgagttttagctttgagttacccttctctccataaatcatcaccggcattttatccttacaaggaatgcgaattgccttcttggcacacacaacttcagctcctactttggacatccagtccatgccgactattacatcaaaacttcctaattctacgggtatcaaatcaatcttaaatgtttctccggctaaatttattttacaatcacggcaaattttatcggctttaattagtttaccattagctaactcaatcatgtacttagcatctagaggtaatgatgaacaattcaatttagcgtgaaagtctctacacacgtaacttctatcagcaccagtatcaaatataatagatgcggataagttattaatggtaaacgtacccgtaacaagctccgggtcttcacacgcctctctagcattaataacaaatgctcttcgtcgtgcagatccattattcttctctggattcggacactggctcttataatgaccctgttttccacacccataacaagtaatggtagccaaagcagttctatttgcattggtggcaggagtcttggtaccatttgtatttgtaacgagagccctacaatcttcagcaagatgaccctttcgattacatttgttgcataccacattacagtagccagagtgatgtttgtggcatcggttacataaaggattttgtcctttgtaaccaaagcttaaaccactacccgcaccttgcgtgatttcttgtttcttaaaagattgttgttggttacctcgatcataatttccattccactttcttttgttacctgataccttcacatcagtattggatactttcttatccatgatgacctgatccattagctcgtttgccatggttatagcttcatgaattgtcttaggtttcgatgctgtaacatttgccttgacctttttgggcaaaccatctttgtacatttcaatcttccgttcttcggttggaaccaattcaggacatagcaaaactaattccatgaatcgctga
Proteins encoded in this region:
- the LOC139863129 gene encoding uncharacterized protein — encoded protein: MVEGDIKAAREIQNKQVTQPKQASSKGSFKSKKSRDGQQKGRFSQSGSSSNRRVWCNGCKSTHADHCTNLTKRCMRCRVMGHDIQACSFKENVCWNCHKSGHRSVDCPSARKMSSGVGTGARTASVRGSSASSTGQKRKTPPRPEVRAFQMSVDTATTADDAITCMFLVNSTPARVLFDCGANRSFISTRFCDKLNLPISMLPEPLEVEVASGKTVPVTTSVSGISIEIDGSVFSVTCLVMLIPSFDVVLGMNWLSFHKASIKCHKKLISFPLSDGTCVISRGERGGFGCPLISMMKARKSIAKGCDTFLAYVIDANKEKKTVADILVVRDFPEVFPDELPGLPPVREVECRIELMPGSTPVAKAPYRLAPFELCDMMTQIQDLLDRGFIRLSLSLWGAPVLFVKKKDESEHADHLRQVLELLKREQLYAKFSKCEFWLCEVQSLGHVICQEGIKVDPSKIEGVMNWNAPKTPTEIKSFLGLAGYYHRFIKDFSKIAGPLTKLTRKDVSFQWNDVQEKAFQTLKQL